In Sporocytophaga myxococcoides, the genomic window TTTTTTCATTTAGTTTAGTTTAGAATTAAGTTGATAAATGAAGCGATTTAATGTACTCTTTCATCATCCGGACACCTTCCCTTCCGAATAAAACCTGTGCTAGTTTCAGGTTGTCCCTTTCGAATTGATCCAGATACATTTGACAATTTTTACCACTATAAAGATTGGTATAGTACTCATAGTTTTTCTTAAATCTTCTTATGAAAAGCTTGAGATTTATTCTTGTGCGCCTGTCCATGACTTTTAACGTTGGTGCTGGTTATATATACGTAGCAGGCAAAACAAGGGATTAAAAATGTGGATAAATTAAAGGAAAATTATGCTTTTTTCTTACCATACACCTTCATTTTTAACTACTTATTTATAAAAATTTGAAAGCTTTTTAACGGTATATTCTATTTCCTCAATAGTGTTGTATTTGCTGAAAGAGAATCTGATATGTCCTCTTTCCGGGTCAGCTTTAATAGCGTTTAGCACATGAGATCCTGCATCGGTGCCGCTTGCACAAGCACTTCCTGCTGAAGCAGAAATTTTGTTTATGTCCAGATTAAAAAGTAGCATTTCATTCATATCAGAAGGAGGAAGGCTTACACTTAAGACAGTGTATAAGCTGTTCTCAGGGTCTGCACAGGCGCCATTGAAATCGACCCCTGGTATTTCAGCTTTCAAAGAGTTTATCATATGAGCTTTTAATATGCTTATATGATCTTTGTGATAAGTCATATTTTGATAAGCCAGCTCCAATGCTTTTGCGAGACCAACTATTCCATAAATATTTTCTGTTCCTCCCCGCATGTTACGTTCCTGAGCCCCACCATAAATTAATGGATTTATTTTACGGTCACCATTTATATAAAGAAAACCAACGCCTTTGGGGCCATGAAATTTATGTGCAGATCCAACTATAAAATCTACTTTCAGCTTTTGAAGATCGTGCGGAAAATGACCTGCAGTCTGCACAGTGTCTGAATGGTAAATTGCCCCATATTTACGGCAAAGTTCACCTATTCTTTCAATGTCACTAAGGTTTCCGATCTCATTGTTTCCATGCATCAAAGAAACAAAGCAAAAACTGTGGTTGTGAAGAAGATGCTCAAGATCTTCATAGTTTATTTCACCCTTTTCATTGAGTTTCACATAGTGCAATTGTATTTTCCCTTCCGTTTCCAGATGCTCCAACGTATGAAGCACTGCATGATGCTCAATTGGTGAAGTGATTGCATGCTTGATATTAAAAGCTTTAATGCTGCTTGTGATAGCAGTATTGTCAGCTTCTGTTCCTCCAGATGTAAAAAATATTTCAGATGGAGATGTGTTGAGAAGAGAGGCAACTGTTTTTCTGGCTTTTTCTATAGCAGATTTTGCCTCTCTGCCATGTGTATGTATCGAAGACGGATTGCCAAAATGCTCTTTAAAAAAGGGCATCATGGCATCCAGTACTGTCGGGTCAAGAATTGTTGTAGCGGCGTTATCTAAGTAGACATGCATGTCTTGAAAGTAGCTCCTTTATGTCCGTAATAATTTTATTGGCAAGGTGATCAGCAGTTGCCTGTGTCTCGGACTCAGAATAAATTCGTATAATTGGTTCTGTGTTTGATTTTCTTAAATGAACCCACTCTTTATCAAACTCGATCTTCACCCCGTCTATATTATTAATAGGTTGCTTGCTGTATTTCTTTCTTATCTCTTCAATCACACAATCTACATCAATATCAGGTGTAAGCTCGATTTTGTTTTTCGATATATGATAAGGAGGATACTGCATCCTTAACATTGAAATTGACTTGCCGAATTTGGCAAGATGCGTAAGGAACAATGCTATACCAACCAAAGCATCTCTGCCGTAATGAAGTTCAGGGTATATAATTCCTCCGTTTCCTTCACCACCTATTACTGCATTATTTTCCTTCATTGCATTCACAACATTTACTTCTCCTACAGCAGATGCAAAGTAGTTTCCTTTTGCTTTTTCAGTAACATCTCTTAATGCTCTTGTTGATGAAAGATTTGAAACCGTGTTGCCAGACTTGTTTTTAAGCACATAGTCAGCAACTGCAACCAATGTATATTCTTCACCAAACATGCTTCCATCTTCACACACAAAGCAAAGCCTGTCCACATCAGGATCTACAACAATTCCAAGATCAAATTTTCCTTTAGAGATTTCATTGGAAATGTGAGTCAGGTTTTCAGGTAGAGGCTCAGGATTGTGAGGAAATTGTCCGTTAGGCTCACAATAATATTGAGTTACCTTTTTTACTCCTAAAGCTTCCAGTAACATTGGAAGGGCAATACCTCCGGTTGAATTGACACAATCAATTGCGATGGAAAAATTTCTTTGTTCGATCAGTTTTTTATTGACTAAAGGAAGTTTAAGGATTGCCTGAATGTGCTTTTTAATGTAGCTGTCATCAGTAGTATATTTTCCGATTTTTTTGATTTCGGTAAATTCTGTCGATTCATTCTCAGCAAATTCAAGGATCTGTTTACCATCTGCTTCAGAAACAAATTCTCCTCTTTCGTTCAGCATTTTCAGGGCGTTCCATTGAATAGGATTGTGGCTTGCAGTAATTATTATTCCCCCTGCAGCTTTTTCCATTGTAACGGCCATTTCTACGGTTGGAGTAGTAGACAAGCCAAGGTCTATCACATCAAGCCCCATAGAAATAAGAGTAGAAGTAACAATTCCGGAAACCATTTGCCCTGAAGGTCTTGCGTCTCTTCCTATTACAATTGTTTTCCCTTCACCCCTGGACTTGATCCATTGCGCATATCCTGTGGTGAATTTTACAATATCAATTGGAGTAAGACCTTCTCCGCTTTTGCCTCCTATCGTACCCCTAATGCCTGAAATTGATTTGATTAGCGTCACTTTTTATTGATTTAATATTCTGTTTAAAAGGTATTCCTGCCGTAAAAGTAAAAGGTTTTCCGGTATTTTTTGTTTATTTAAATAACGTGCCAAAAATAAATTTTATGTCAAAATTTCTGGTTTTTCAGGGTGAAATTTTTAACTGCAAACCTTATAATTGTATAGAACTTGAAAGAGCAAAAAATGATTTACAATGATTTAAATAAAAGTGAAAGGCGAAAAGAAATGCTTTCTGCTTTTGACAAACTCCTTACTATCATGGACGAACTGAGAGAAAAGTGCCCCTGGGATAAGAAGCAAACGACAGAGTCTCTCAGATACCTTACCATTGAAGAAACATTTGAGCTTTCTGACGCAATTGTTGAAAAAAATAATGATGAAATAAAAAAAGAACTCGGAGACATTCTTTTACATATTGTCTTTTATGCCAGAATAGGTTCTGAAGAAAACAACTTTGACATAGCTGATGTAATCAATTCTTTATGTGAAAAGCTGATAAGAAGACATCCTCATATTTATGGAGATGTTAATGCTGAAAATGAGGAGGAAGTGAAGAAAAACTGGGAGCAGATCAAAATTAAAGAATCGAATGGGGAAAAAACAGTTCTGTCTGGGGTTCCAAAATCACTGCCAGCATTGGTAAAGGCAATGAGGATACAGGAAAAAGCCAGGGGTGCAGGTTTTGACTGGGAAAAGAAGGAACAGGTTTGGGAAAAGGTTGAAGAAGAAATGAACGAATTCAAAGCGGAGTTTAATGTTAATGAAGAAAAAATTGAGAAGGAAAGAGCTGAAAATGAGTTTGGAGACTTATTATTTTCTCTGATTAATTATGCCCGGTTTTTAGATATAAACGCTGAGGATGCTTTGGAAAAAACCAATAAAAAGTTCATAAAAAGATTCAATTATCTGGAAGCCGAAAGCAAAAAAGACGGAAAGGAATTAGGGAAAATGTCTCTTGCTGAAATGGATAAGTATTGGGAAGCTGCTAAGAGACTTTAGGTTTTTTCCCCATCAATAAGCTTTTGTAAATATCAGGGCTTCCGGCAATTATTAAAAAAGCCATGCCTATTACAGACTGTAAGTTGAAAGTCTCTTCAAAGGCAAGATAACCCCAAAGGATAGACATGGCTACTCCAAGAAAGTAAAACGGAATAAGATTGGCGGCCTTTTCCTGTTGATATGCTTTTGTTAGAAACAATTGGGCAAAATGCGCTAATAAGCCAATTGCACTCAATAGGAAAATTTCGAGAATCGTTGGATTTTTCCAAAAGTGAATAGCAAAAGGAGTTACCAGAGGCAGCGAAACCAGAGGAAGATATGTCATTACTTTTACCGGAGGATCATCCTGGTTTATGACTTTAATTGTAAAATGTGCACCTGCAGTCATAATTGCGGAAAATACCGCAATTCCAATGTCTAATGATGTTAATCTCAGGTCAAAACCTTTGATTAATAATATACCTGAAAATGCCAGTATCAAAAAGAACCATTGAAGATTGCTTATTTTCTCTTTTAAAACCATGGCTGCCATTACCCCAATAAATAATGGAGCCAACTGACTTATAGTAAAGGCAGTTGCCAAGGGGATGTTTTGAAGTGTATAATAAAAGCTGAAAATGGAAGCAGTTCCGAGCAAACCTCTGAACCAAAGCATGCTTTGCCTGTTACCTTTCAGACTTAAACCGGATTTATGAAGAAGGTACAAACAAATTCCCAGACTTATCAGAGCCCTGAAAAACGCAATTTGGAATACACTGAATCCGCTTAAGAATTTTACAGAAACATGCATAAATGAAAATAAAACGGTAGAAATAAGCATGTTTCGTTTTCCCATAGATGACTTTTTTTACTTTAACAAAGTTAAATTATAACCTTAAACTATATGAAAAAAATTTTATCAGCTTGTTTAGTTTTATTATCAGTGCAAATGACAAATGCACAAACCATAACTCTGACTTCGGCAAATAATTATGAAATAGGAGACAAGTTTACCAGCCGAGAATATGAAACGGCA contains:
- a CDS encoding cysteine desulfurase family protein; this translates as MHVYLDNAATTILDPTVLDAMMPFFKEHFGNPSSIHTHGREAKSAIEKARKTVASLLNTSPSEIFFTSGGTEADNTAITSSIKAFNIKHAITSPIEHHAVLHTLEHLETEGKIQLHYVKLNEKGEINYEDLEHLLHNHSFCFVSLMHGNNEIGNLSDIERIGELCRKYGAIYHSDTVQTAGHFPHDLQKLKVDFIVGSAHKFHGPKGVGFLYINGDRKINPLIYGGAQERNMRGGTENIYGIVGLAKALELAYQNMTYHKDHISILKAHMINSLKAEIPGVDFNGACADPENSLYTVLSVSLPPSDMNEMLLFNLDINKISASAGSACASGTDAGSHVLNAIKADPERGHIRFSFSKYNTIEEIEYTVKKLSNFYK
- a CDS encoding DMT family transporter → MGKRNMLISTVLFSFMHVSVKFLSGFSVFQIAFFRALISLGICLYLLHKSGLSLKGNRQSMLWFRGLLGTASIFSFYYTLQNIPLATAFTISQLAPLFIGVMAAMVLKEKISNLQWFFLILAFSGILLIKGFDLRLTSLDIGIAVFSAIMTAGAHFTIKVINQDDPPVKVMTYLPLVSLPLVTPFAIHFWKNPTILEIFLLSAIGLLAHFAQLFLTKAYQQEKAANLIPFYFLGVAMSILWGYLAFEETFNLQSVIGMAFLIIAGSPDIYKSLLMGKKPKVS
- the glmM gene encoding phosphoglucosamine mutase, producing MTLIKSISGIRGTIGGKSGEGLTPIDIVKFTTGYAQWIKSRGEGKTIVIGRDARPSGQMVSGIVTSTLISMGLDVIDLGLSTTPTVEMAVTMEKAAGGIIITASHNPIQWNALKMLNERGEFVSEADGKQILEFAENESTEFTEIKKIGKYTTDDSYIKKHIQAILKLPLVNKKLIEQRNFSIAIDCVNSTGGIALPMLLEALGVKKVTQYYCEPNGQFPHNPEPLPENLTHISNEISKGKFDLGIVVDPDVDRLCFVCEDGSMFGEEYTLVAVADYVLKNKSGNTVSNLSSTRALRDVTEKAKGNYFASAVGEVNVVNAMKENNAVIGGEGNGGIIYPELHYGRDALVGIALFLTHLAKFGKSISMLRMQYPPYHISKNKIELTPDIDVDCVIEEIRKKYSKQPINNIDGVKIEFDKEWVHLRKSNTEPIIRIYSESETQATADHLANKIITDIKELLSRHACLLR
- the mazG gene encoding nucleoside triphosphate pyrophosphohydrolase; its protein translation is MIYNDLNKSERRKEMLSAFDKLLTIMDELREKCPWDKKQTTESLRYLTIEETFELSDAIVEKNNDEIKKELGDILLHIVFYARIGSEENNFDIADVINSLCEKLIRRHPHIYGDVNAENEEEVKKNWEQIKIKESNGEKTVLSGVPKSLPALVKAMRIQEKARGAGFDWEKKEQVWEKVEEEMNEFKAEFNVNEEKIEKERAENEFGDLLFSLINYARFLDINAEDALEKTNKKFIKRFNYLEAESKKDGKELGKMSLAEMDKYWEAAKRL